Proteins from one Coregonus clupeaformis isolate EN_2021a chromosome 25, ASM2061545v1, whole genome shotgun sequence genomic window:
- the LOC121539623 gene encoding guanine nucleotide-binding protein G(I)/G(S)/G(O) subunit gamma-2, translating to MASNNTASIAQARKLVEQLKMEANIDRIKVSKAAADLMSYCEAHAKEDPLLSPVPASENPFREKKFFCAIL from the exons ATGGCGTCCAACAACACAGCAAGCATCGCCCAGGCCAGGAAACTGGTAGAGCAGCTGAAGATGGAGGCCAACATCGACAGGATAAAG GTGTCCAAAGCAGCAGCGGACTTAATGTCATACTGCGAAGCCCATGCCAAAGAGGACCCCCTCCTGTCGCCGGTGCCCGCATCCGAAAACCCTTTTAGGGAGAAGAAGTTCTTCTGTGCCATCCTGTAA